A single window of Nocardia sp. NBC_01327 DNA harbors:
- a CDS encoding SGNH/GDSL hydrolase family protein, translating to MIGLGLTALGDSFVEGRGDPAASGGYRGWVSRLGGQLGLRPNAIRNYGTHGATTSDVVRVQLPAAARAEVYGVVVGVNDLVSAFAPEVFEANMNTIFGTLCAGGATVVTADYPDIPARLPVPENFRGLLRERFDFANTVLARVAANHGALLLDLAARPEWERPEMWTEDGLHPSPLGHRLFAVAAAELISSTTATTVAA from the coding sequence GTGATCGGCCTAGGCCTGACGGCCCTCGGCGACAGCTTCGTCGAAGGCCGCGGCGACCCGGCCGCGTCCGGCGGCTACCGCGGCTGGGTGTCGCGGCTGGGCGGCCAGCTGGGGCTGCGGCCCAACGCGATTCGCAATTACGGCACGCACGGGGCCACCACCTCCGATGTGGTGCGCGTGCAGCTGCCCGCGGCGGCGCGTGCGGAGGTCTACGGCGTGGTGGTCGGGGTCAATGACCTGGTCAGCGCCTTCGCCCCGGAGGTGTTCGAGGCCAATATGAATACGATCTTCGGCACCCTGTGTGCCGGTGGGGCAACGGTGGTCACCGCTGACTACCCGGATATCCCCGCGCGGCTGCCGGTTCCGGAGAACTTCCGCGGCCTGCTGCGTGAACGCTTCGACTTCGCCAATACGGTCCTGGCTCGCGTCGCCGCGAATCATGGCGCGCTGCTGCTGGATCTGGCCGCCCGTCCCGAATGGGAGCGGCCGGAGATGTGGACCGAGGACGGTCTGCACCCGAGCCCGCTGGGCCATCGCCTGTTCGCCGTCGCCGCGGCCGAACTCATTTCGTCGACCACCGCCACCACCGTTGCCGCCTGA
- a CDS encoding NAD(P)/FAD-dependent oxidoreductase, translating to MYDVIVVGTRVAGAPLAMLLARRGYRVLAVDRATFPSDTPSTHYIHQAGLGFLKSWGLLDEVIATGCPPVRQLNFTYTDIVITGMADPADDGIDAVYCPRRTILDKILVDAAGNSGAEVIEGFTVTELVRDGDRVAGIRGRVGEGPEQEFRAQLVIGADGANSTVAKSVGAQTYDGSPAACFVYYSYYEGVDWGMQHRTGFGEQQFASWPTNDGLALVAVMRKRDRFRDFRTDPDAGVQEIVSQIDPEIGARLADTGRRVEPFRPMLYPDNYRRQSFGPGWALVGDAGYHKDPFTGWGITDSFKYSQLLSDLVDESLSGVRPFEETLPEYQRERDAQSASTYELTQAISELSLTPYYDSVFRATSLDPQYTKHFFGLIAGLYSPDKYFGEQELADLYELVDFPVADRHVSKSDAGAVR from the coding sequence ATGTATGACGTCATCGTTGTAGGTACTCGCGTGGCCGGTGCGCCGCTGGCCATGCTGTTGGCTCGCAGGGGATATCGGGTGCTCGCGGTGGACCGCGCCACGTTCCCGAGTGATACCCCCTCCACCCACTACATCCACCAGGCCGGGCTGGGCTTCCTGAAGTCCTGGGGCCTGCTCGACGAGGTGATCGCCACCGGCTGCCCGCCGGTCCGGCAGTTGAACTTCACCTACACCGACATCGTCATCACGGGTATGGCCGATCCGGCCGACGACGGCATCGACGCCGTGTACTGCCCGCGCCGCACCATCCTGGACAAGATCCTGGTCGACGCGGCGGGCAATTCCGGTGCGGAGGTCATCGAGGGATTCACCGTCACCGAGCTGGTGCGCGACGGTGACCGGGTGGCGGGTATTCGCGGCCGGGTCGGCGAGGGCCCGGAGCAGGAGTTCCGCGCGCAGCTGGTCATCGGCGCGGACGGCGCCAATTCCACGGTCGCCAAGTCGGTCGGTGCGCAGACCTACGACGGTTCGCCCGCCGCGTGCTTCGTCTACTACTCGTACTACGAGGGCGTGGACTGGGGCATGCAGCACCGCACCGGTTTCGGTGAGCAGCAGTTCGCGTCCTGGCCCACCAATGACGGCCTGGCCCTGGTGGCAGTGATGCGCAAGCGGGATCGCTTCCGTGACTTCCGCACCGATCCGGATGCGGGCGTGCAGGAGATCGTGTCCCAGATCGATCCGGAAATCGGTGCGCGCCTTGCGGATACGGGCCGTCGCGTGGAGCCCTTCCGTCCCATGCTGTACCCGGACAACTACCGCCGCCAGTCCTTCGGCCCGGGCTGGGCGCTGGTGGGCGATGCCGGCTACCACAAGGATCCCTTCACCGGCTGGGGCATCACCGACTCGTTCAAGTACTCGCAGCTGCTCTCGGATCTGGTCGACGAAAGCCTTTCCGGCGTGCGGCCTTTCGAGGAGACCCTGCCGGAGTACCAGCGCGAGCGCGATGCGCAGAGCGCCAGCACCTACGAGTTGACGCAGGCCATCTCCGAGCTGTCGCTGACGCCGTACTACGACTCGGTCTTCCGCGCCACGAGCCTGGACCCGCAGTACACCAAGCACTTCTTCGGCCTGATCGCCGGCCTGTACTCGCCCGATAAGTACTTCGGTGAGCAGGAACTTGCCGATCTGTACGAGCTGGTCGACTTCCCCGTCGCGGACCGGCACGTCAGCAAGAGCGATGCCGGAGCCGTGCGGTGA
- a CDS encoding AMP-dependent synthetase/ligase, with the protein MSITGNGFDPPANASLYSIISDAARSHPLRDSLGGAEGAPLTCSEFDTRVRAVASALLGHGVTAGDRVVVLGRTGLEWALLDCAVLAVGAVVVPVYPTSSAAQIEHMLRDSGSTYFAAETAEDATRLKEAGADAVWSFDDIAEWSQGAISAALDERTAQVSADDLAMIVYTSGTTGLSKGCMITHRNMYVSSANTVRQTGALFEGVTALALPLSHVFGQTMLFACLAGGASTVLLPGIPELVPALARVRPTFLALIPYALEKIRKHCRSMLTEEGERQAVVNGLRALAAGETLAADHPVGAALGGNLRYVISGGASLDESTAGFYAGFGVTILNCYGLTEAATAVTVSAPETNRVGTVGRPIPGTAVAIADADGEVLVRGPHVSPGYWGAAADNRPVDADGWLHTGDIGELDDGHLRITGRKKEILVTSGGKNVAPTPLEDRVRLHPLVSNCMVVGEGRSFVTALVTLDAAQAEQWRSAHPGEDPATAIQSAVDEANSLVSRAESIREFAIVAGDFTSANGLLTSSLKLRRAAIAETYSADIDQLYMSRG; encoded by the coding sequence GTGTCGATCACTGGGAACGGATTCGATCCGCCCGCGAACGCGAGTTTGTATTCGATCATCTCCGATGCGGCCCGCAGCCATCCACTGCGGGATTCGCTGGGTGGTGCCGAGGGTGCGCCCCTGACCTGTTCGGAATTCGACACCCGCGTGCGGGCGGTGGCTTCGGCCCTGCTCGGGCACGGTGTGACCGCCGGTGACCGAGTGGTGGTGCTCGGGCGGACCGGTCTCGAGTGGGCGCTGCTCGATTGCGCCGTGCTCGCGGTCGGCGCCGTGGTGGTGCCGGTATATCCCACCTCGTCCGCCGCGCAGATCGAGCACATGCTGCGCGATAGTGGCAGCACGTATTTCGCCGCCGAAACGGCCGAGGACGCGACCCGTTTGAAAGAGGCGGGCGCGGACGCGGTGTGGAGTTTCGACGATATCGCCGAGTGGTCGCAGGGTGCGATTTCGGCGGCGCTGGACGAGCGCACCGCGCAGGTCTCCGCCGATGACCTGGCGATGATCGTCTACACCAGCGGCACCACGGGATTGTCCAAGGGCTGCATGATCACCCACCGCAATATGTATGTGTCGTCGGCGAATACGGTCCGGCAGACCGGTGCGCTGTTCGAGGGCGTCACCGCGCTGGCGCTGCCCCTGTCGCACGTCTTCGGTCAGACCATGCTGTTCGCCTGCCTGGCGGGCGGTGCGAGCACCGTACTGCTGCCGGGCATTCCGGAGTTGGTGCCGGCGCTGGCGCGGGTGCGGCCGACGTTCCTGGCGCTGATTCCCTATGCGCTGGAGAAGATTCGCAAGCACTGCCGTTCGATGCTGACCGAGGAGGGCGAACGCCAGGCCGTGGTCAACGGCCTGCGCGCGCTCGCGGCCGGTGAGACGCTCGCCGCCGATCATCCGGTCGGCGCCGCGCTGGGCGGCAACCTGCGCTACGTCATCTCGGGCGGCGCCTCGCTGGACGAGTCGACGGCCGGGTTCTACGCCGGATTCGGTGTGACCATCCTCAATTGCTACGGCCTGACCGAGGCCGCGACGGCGGTGACGGTCAGCGCGCCGGAGACCAACCGGGTCGGCACTGTCGGCCGGCCCATTCCGGGAACGGCCGTGGCCATTGCCGACGCCGATGGTGAAGTGCTGGTGCGCGGTCCGCACGTCTCGCCCGGCTACTGGGGTGCGGCCGCGGACAACCGCCCGGTGGACGCGGACGGCTGGCTGCACACCGGCGATATCGGTGAGCTCGATGACGGCCACCTGCGAATCACCGGTCGCAAGAAGGAGATTCTGGTGACCTCGGGCGGTAAGAATGTCGCGCCGACGCCGCTGGAGGATCGGGTGCGGCTGCATCCGCTGGTCAGCAATTGCATGGTGGTGGGCGAGGGCAGATCCTTCGTGACCGCGCTGGTGACCCTGGATGCCGCACAGGCCGAGCAGTGGCGGAGCGCACATCCCGGCGAAGATCCGGCGACCGCGATTCAGTCGGCCGTGGACGAGGCGAATTCGCTGGTTTCCCGGGCCGAATCGATTCGTGAGTTTGCCATTGTGGCAGGAGATTTCACCTCCGCCAATGGATTGTTGACTTCCTCACTGAAACTGCGCCGCGCCGCCATTGCGGAAACGTATTCGGCGGATATCGATCAGCTCTACATGTCGCGCGGGTAA
- a CDS encoding LysR family transcriptional regulator has protein sequence MEFRHLLSFIAIAEELHFGRAAQRLHLTQPSLSAQLQKLEKSLGVQLVARNSHEVRLTPAGREYELQARQIVAQLERAALSARATAEGRSGTLNIGYNLPASRHVLPDALARMTDRHPDIVVSLWEKRTGPQLSALSDGSLDLALVYGHPSTAEFRYRRLLHRVPLVAVVGRQHRWADRPGVPFAELQDQECVLFSREQCPSMYDTIFRAAAQTRISLSVAQHADDPGATAHMVSVRPLVGFASLPRAISMGMCTPGSKSVAVKLSDPVPTLDLYAVWRSSETNPAVSAFLDCIDLEEPAQLDDARPVSVPVFR, from the coding sequence ATGGAGTTCCGGCATTTGCTTTCGTTCATCGCCATAGCCGAAGAGTTGCACTTCGGCCGCGCAGCGCAGCGCCTTCACCTCACGCAGCCAAGTCTCAGTGCCCAGCTGCAGAAGCTGGAGAAGTCTCTGGGTGTTCAGCTGGTTGCCCGGAATTCACACGAAGTACGTCTCACCCCCGCGGGCCGGGAGTACGAACTGCAGGCACGCCAGATCGTGGCGCAACTCGAGCGCGCGGCGCTCTCGGCGCGGGCCACGGCCGAAGGGCGTTCGGGCACCCTCAATATCGGGTACAACCTGCCCGCCAGCCGTCATGTCCTCCCGGACGCGCTGGCGCGCATGACCGACCGGCACCCCGACATCGTGGTGTCGCTCTGGGAGAAGCGGACCGGCCCCCAGCTGTCCGCGCTCTCGGACGGATCGCTGGATCTCGCACTCGTCTACGGCCATCCGAGCACCGCCGAGTTCCGATACCGGCGACTACTCCACCGGGTGCCGCTGGTCGCGGTCGTGGGGAGACAGCACCGCTGGGCCGACCGCCCGGGGGTGCCGTTCGCGGAATTGCAGGATCAGGAGTGTGTGCTGTTCTCCCGGGAGCAGTGTCCGTCCATGTACGACACCATTTTCCGGGCGGCCGCACAGACGCGGATCTCCCTGTCGGTGGCACAGCATGCGGATGATCCCGGTGCTACCGCGCATATGGTCTCGGTGCGCCCGCTGGTCGGGTTCGCCTCCCTGCCCAGGGCCATATCCATGGGCATGTGCACGCCGGGCAGTAAATCGGTCGCGGTGAAGTTGTCGGATCCGGTTCCCACTCTGGATTTGTATGCGGTGTGGCGGTCGTCGGAAACGAATCCGGCGGTGTCCGCATTTCTCGATTGCATCGATTTGGAGGAACCTGCGCAGCTCGATGATGCCCGACCGGTTTCGGTTCCGGTGTTTCGATAG
- a CDS encoding HNH endonuclease, which produces MLLRHSEDPEITTDNWIHTGVLLLNASYEALTEIRADRAVVLLLSGAAEAVIDRQPHFPIRSKHVEIVLPETIRLHRYVYLEHKLLVHDDNSRATLPAILRRDQYKCGYCAGWARTVDHIRPRSRGGPNTWANLVAACGPCNTSKADRTPEEAGMRLLWEPKAPNELQKRQRQLWKDLAAS; this is translated from the coding sequence ATGCTGTTGCGTCATTCCGAAGACCCGGAGATAACCACCGACAACTGGATACACACCGGTGTACTGCTGCTCAACGCCTCCTACGAGGCGCTGACCGAGATCCGCGCCGACCGCGCCGTGGTGCTGCTGCTCAGCGGCGCCGCCGAGGCCGTCATCGATCGGCAGCCGCACTTTCCGATCCGCTCGAAGCATGTCGAGATCGTGCTGCCGGAGACCATTCGGCTGCATCGCTACGTCTACCTCGAGCACAAGTTGCTGGTGCACGACGACAACAGCCGCGCCACCCTCCCCGCCATCCTGCGTCGTGACCAGTACAAGTGCGGTTACTGCGCCGGGTGGGCCCGCACCGTCGACCACATTCGCCCGCGCTCCCGGGGCGGCCCGAATACCTGGGCCAATCTGGTTGCCGCGTGCGGACCGTGCAATACCTCCAAGGCGGACCGGACTCCCGAGGAAGCGGGCATGCGCCTGCTGTGGGAGCCGAAAGCACCCAACGAACTACAGAAGCGACAGCGGCAGCTCTGGAAGGACCTCGCCGCCTCGTAA
- a CDS encoding WhiB family transcriptional regulator, with product MTKTALLEPTLADLLPISDSKDYWQHAACKGDPNHEAWFPFPSQDFDYARQICAGCPIRRECGDFATRTGQSGVWGGHEYDRGNLIRD from the coding sequence ATGACGAAAACAGCACTTCTGGAGCCGACCCTGGCGGATCTGCTCCCCATCTCCGATTCCAAGGACTACTGGCAGCACGCCGCCTGCAAGGGCGACCCGAACCATGAGGCGTGGTTCCCGTTCCCGTCGCAGGACTTCGACTACGCGCGGCAGATCTGCGCGGGCTGCCCGATCCGCCGTGAGTGCGGTGACTTCGCCACCCGAACCGGTCAGTCCGGTGTGTGGGGCGGGCACGAGTACGACCGCGGCAACCTGATTCGCGACTAG
- a CDS encoding VWA domain-containing protein — MVAVIVLALAVVGWVWLQQRSKDRDSAAASSCAGGSVTLNVTVDPDIAAPVKAAADKFNQAKPRVRDHCAQVAVNPQASAAMVAAFTSNAAWNPALGPQPALWIPDSSRSIELMRVPGLIGGTPASVAESPIVLAVPDELRRALETAQVHWADLAKLQQGSLGDAGLAAWGNLRLAMPSGDASLAVATAVGSGVSGTDPLDDKAVHSGQVTSAISLLAANAPAAKDQQSALTDLAAVTDAAKATVHAVPANEQQLKAYPGLTAFRPSENGPVDDFPAATITGSWVDQTQNSVAGLFADFLRAPDQAKLFTDNGFGAAPPVTVPVAARAVLEQVNQVLAHPVLGVSATVLLDISSSMTTADGNTTRLANSLAALQSTMGVMPPEFGMGVWAYSKDLDGANPYRVVAATAPLTDAQRDKIGQNLGNVTASTSKTDRTYPTVEAAYRAVLSNYAAARTNSILLITDGPEDDSTVTGDQLLADIAAVTDPAHPVRVDVIVLGGAGTQTLQTLAQRTGGAYTKVDTGGSLAFGTAVSHALTTP, encoded by the coding sequence GTGGTAGCGGTGATCGTGCTGGCCCTGGCCGTCGTCGGCTGGGTCTGGTTACAACAGCGGTCCAAGGATCGCGACAGTGCGGCCGCCTCGTCCTGCGCGGGCGGGTCCGTGACGCTCAATGTGACGGTCGATCCGGATATCGCGGCACCGGTCAAGGCCGCCGCCGACAAGTTCAATCAGGCCAAGCCTCGGGTGCGCGATCACTGCGCTCAGGTCGCGGTCAATCCGCAGGCGTCCGCGGCCATGGTGGCCGCCTTCACCTCGAACGCAGCGTGGAATCCGGCGCTCGGGCCGCAGCCCGCGCTGTGGATTCCGGACTCCTCCCGCTCGATCGAGCTGATGCGGGTGCCCGGGCTCATCGGCGGCACCCCCGCGTCAGTCGCGGAGAGTCCGATCGTGCTCGCGGTACCGGACGAATTGCGGCGTGCGCTCGAGACCGCGCAGGTGCACTGGGCGGATCTGGCCAAGCTGCAACAGGGTTCGCTGGGAGATGCCGGACTCGCGGCCTGGGGCAATCTGCGGCTGGCCATGCCGTCCGGTGATGCCTCGCTCGCCGTGGCGACCGCCGTCGGCTCGGGTGTCTCGGGGACCGATCCGCTCGATGACAAAGCGGTGCATTCGGGTCAGGTGACCTCGGCGATCTCGCTGCTGGCGGCAAATGCGCCCGCCGCGAAGGATCAGCAGAGCGCGCTCACCGATCTGGCGGCGGTGACCGATGCGGCGAAGGCAACTGTGCACGCGGTGCCGGCCAATGAGCAGCAGCTCAAGGCCTATCCCGGTCTGACCGCGTTCCGGCCCAGCGAGAACGGGCCCGTCGACGATTTCCCGGCAGCCACGATCACCGGATCCTGGGTGGATCAGACGCAGAATTCGGTGGCCGGGCTCTTCGCCGACTTCCTGCGCGCGCCCGATCAGGCGAAACTGTTCACCGACAATGGTTTCGGCGCCGCTCCCCCGGTCACCGTGCCGGTCGCCGCCCGCGCGGTGCTCGAGCAGGTGAACCAGGTGCTGGCGCATCCGGTGCTGGGCGTGAGTGCCACGGTGCTGCTCGATATCTCCTCGTCCATGACCACCGCGGACGGCAATACCACACGCCTCGCCAATTCCCTTGCGGCCCTGCAATCCACCATGGGTGTGATGCCGCCGGAGTTCGGGATGGGCGTCTGGGCGTATTCGAAGGATCTCGACGGCGCGAATCCGTATCGCGTCGTCGCCGCGACCGCGCCGCTCACCGACGCCCAGCGCGACAAGATCGGGCAGAACCTGGGCAATGTCACCGCGAGCACCTCGAAAACCGATCGCACCTATCCGACCGTCGAGGCGGCCTACCGCGCTGTACTGAGCAACTATGCTGCGGCACGCACCAACTCGATCCTGCTCATCACCGACGGGCCCGAGGACGATTCCACGGTGACCGGCGATCAACTGCTCGCCGATATCGCCGCGGTCACCGATCCGGCACATCCGGTGCGCGTGGACGTCATCGTCCTCGGCGGCGCCGGGACCCAGACGCTGCAAACCCTCGCGCAGCGCACCGGCGGGGCGTACACCAAGGTCGACACCGGCGGCAGCCTCGCCTTCGGCACCGCGGTCTCGCATGCGCTGACCACACCCTGA
- a CDS encoding DUF7144 family membrane protein — MAHTTDTEHPVKQGFAAGTSFAAAVMLLVIGVLSILQGISAARSDDLLVVGTNDYIYKFNTSAWGWIHIVIGIIVVLTALGLMTGATWARAAAIIIAAISIVENFLWLPYYPAWSLLIIALDIFVIWAVATWKPVTV; from the coding sequence ATGGCTCACACCACGGACACCGAACATCCGGTCAAGCAGGGCTTCGCGGCAGGCACCTCGTTCGCAGCGGCGGTCATGCTCCTGGTCATCGGCGTGCTGTCGATCCTGCAGGGCATCTCCGCCGCCCGCTCGGACGATCTGCTGGTCGTCGGCACCAACGACTACATCTACAAATTCAACACCTCGGCCTGGGGCTGGATCCACATCGTCATCGGCATCATCGTGGTCCTCACCGCCCTCGGCCTGATGACCGGCGCCACCTGGGCCCGAGCCGCGGCCATCATCATCGCCGCCATCTCCATCGTCGAAAACTTCCTCTGGCTCCCCTACTACCCGGCCTGGTCCCTCCTGATCATCGCCCTCGACATCTTCGTCATCTGGGCAGTCGCCACCTGGAAACCCGTCACCGTCTAA
- a CDS encoding helix-turn-helix transcriptional regulator, with translation MNRTDRLYALVEDLRAVAPRVRTARELAGRYEVSVRTIERDISALQQSGVPIYADVGRRGGYALDKRMSLPPLNFTAAESVALAVALERSVDTPFAHAGRSALRKILAAMSDSDAASARELVGRVGLIERHDPVVAQGIPALVEEAVLGRRVLEFGYRDRFGAGTRRRVEPMLLLHGKSGWCLVSWCRLREAPRCFRLDRMVDIVLTDEPMPVRALEGCDLDIPEHKLRIVAFG, from the coding sequence GTGAATCGCACTGATCGGCTCTATGCGCTGGTGGAGGATTTGCGGGCGGTGGCGCCTCGGGTGCGGACGGCGCGGGAGTTGGCCGGGCGGTACGAGGTGAGTGTTCGGACCATCGAGCGGGATATCAGTGCGCTGCAGCAGTCGGGGGTGCCGATTTATGCGGATGTGGGGCGGCGGGGTGGGTATGCGCTGGATAAGCGGATGTCGTTGCCGCCGTTGAATTTCACTGCGGCGGAGTCGGTGGCGCTGGCCGTGGCGCTGGAGCGGAGTGTGGATACGCCGTTCGCGCATGCGGGGCGGAGTGCGCTGCGGAAGATTCTGGCGGCCATGTCGGACAGTGATGCGGCGTCGGCGCGGGAGCTGGTGGGGCGGGTCGGGCTGATCGAGCGGCATGATCCGGTTGTCGCGCAAGGGATTCCGGCACTTGTCGAGGAGGCGGTGCTGGGCCGCCGGGTGCTCGAGTTCGGGTATCGGGATCGGTTCGGGGCCGGCACGCGGCGGCGGGTCGAGCCGATGCTGCTGCTGCACGGGAAGAGCGGGTGGTGCCTGGTGAGCTGGTGCCGGCTGCGGGAGGCGCCGCGCTGCTTCCGGCTCGATCGGATGGTCGACATCGTGCTCACCGACGAGCCGATGCCGGTGCGCGCGCTGGAGGGCTGCGATCTCGATATTCCGGAGCACAAACTCCGCATTGTCGCCTTCGGATGA
- a CDS encoding VOC family protein, with protein sequence MTAPAHNTVAWFQIGSNEPEQVQQFYGDLFGWTFTSDPQFGGNYDLVTYSGGDRPQGGVARTPDPSANHAIFSVIVADVAATVAAAERLGAKVQVPVTTTPAGLIFAELLDTSGNHFGVFTPAPV encoded by the coding sequence ATGACCGCGCCCGCGCACAACACCGTCGCTTGGTTCCAGATCGGCAGCAATGAGCCCGAGCAGGTTCAGCAGTTCTACGGCGACCTGTTCGGCTGGACCTTCACCTCGGATCCGCAATTCGGCGGAAATTACGACCTGGTCACCTACTCCGGCGGCGACCGCCCCCAGGGTGGCGTGGCCCGCACCCCCGACCCCTCGGCGAACCATGCCATCTTCAGCGTGATCGTCGCCGACGTCGCGGCCACCGTGGCCGCCGCCGAACGCCTCGGCGCCAAGGTCCAGGTCCCGGTGACCACCACGCCCGCAGGCCTGATCTTCGCCGAACTCCTCGACACCTCGGGCAATCACTTCGGCGTCTTCACCCCCGCGCCCGTCTAA
- a CDS encoding LLM class flavin-dependent oxidoreductase, translated as MTQIGVLLPSRETAMTGSHDAAGLVRFAAAAEDAGFDSVWIGDSPLARTRVDPLPLLAAVAATTSRVRVGTAALTATLRHPLLGAHTAATVDQLSAGRLVLGVGAGFPLPESREEFAAIGVPFDERVGRLDETVAIWRESWSGGGRFDGRYWKFEDLSGALPAASVAGPPLWLAGGDTPRVLRRVARHYDGWLPFLPDAGAYARAWATIRDLTDRPVTAAMYATINLDPDSAKAHAELDGYVRQYYRRPLDVMSTVQAYFGGSPAQCADWLGRYLDAGAEHLILRVGSLDARRQLDALAETLPALRATR; from the coding sequence ATGACTCAGATCGGGGTACTGCTACCGAGCCGTGAAACCGCGATGACCGGTAGTCACGATGCCGCGGGGCTGGTGAGATTCGCCGCGGCCGCCGAAGACGCGGGCTTCGACTCCGTATGGATCGGTGACTCGCCGCTCGCGCGCACCCGGGTCGATCCGCTGCCGCTGCTCGCCGCGGTCGCCGCCACCACATCCCGGGTGCGGGTGGGTACGGCCGCATTGACCGCGACCCTGCGCCATCCGCTGCTCGGTGCGCACACCGCGGCCACTGTGGATCAGCTCAGCGCAGGCAGGCTGGTACTGGGTGTCGGCGCCGGATTCCCGCTGCCGGAGAGCCGGGAGGAATTCGCGGCCATCGGGGTTCCGTTCGATGAGCGGGTAGGCCGACTGGACGAGACGGTGGCGATCTGGCGCGAGAGCTGGTCCGGCGGTGGCCGTTTCGACGGCCGCTACTGGAAGTTCGAGGATCTCTCGGGTGCGCTGCCCGCCGCGAGCGTCGCCGGGCCGCCCCTCTGGCTCGCCGGTGGCGATACCCCTCGGGTATTGCGGCGCGTGGCACGGCACTACGACGGCTGGTTGCCGTTCCTGCCCGATGCGGGCGCATATGCCCGGGCCTGGGCCACCATCCGAGATCTCACGGACCGCCCGGTGACAGCCGCCATGTACGCGACGATCAATCTCGACCCTGATTCGGCGAAAGCGCATGCCGAGCTGGACGGCTATGTCCGCCAGTACTACCGCCGTCCGCTGGACGTAATGTCCACCGTCCAAGCCTATTTCGGTGGTTCCCCCGCCCAGTGCGCCGACTGGCTGGGCCGCTACCTCGACGCGGGCGCCGAACACCTGATCCTGCGCGTCGGTTCCCTCGACGCCCGCCGCCAACTCGACGCCCTCGCCGAAACGCTGCCCGCATTGCGAGCAACGCGGTAG
- a CDS encoding PadR family transcriptional regulator, translating to MGPRRFGGFEPSSGRFFGAGELRWALLALIAEQPGHGYELMSRLEKRCGGAYRPSAGAVYPTLQQLEDEGLTTLEIDSGRKVFHISATGRAEVDQHLGEIDRIWARADERGQWGLFRDPDAAEIIGPALRLFKTAVSAVVHSHGDPAVIDQVRGILADTTRELQQVKIDSKREHRRRRGRQTD from the coding sequence GTGGGACCACGACGTTTCGGCGGCTTCGAGCCGAGCAGCGGGCGCTTCTTCGGCGCCGGCGAATTGCGATGGGCGCTCTTGGCACTCATCGCCGAACAGCCCGGACATGGGTACGAACTGATGTCCCGGCTCGAAAAACGGTGCGGCGGCGCGTATCGCCCCAGCGCCGGTGCGGTGTACCCGACGCTCCAGCAATTGGAGGATGAGGGACTTACCACTCTCGAAATCGACAGTGGCCGTAAGGTTTTCCATATCAGCGCGACTGGGCGCGCCGAGGTGGACCAGCACCTCGGCGAGATCGATCGGATCTGGGCGCGCGCTGACGAACGCGGACAGTGGGGTTTGTTCCGCGATCCCGACGCAGCCGAAATCATCGGGCCCGCACTGCGTTTGTTCAAAACCGCGGTCTCGGCCGTGGTGCATTCGCACGGTGATCCCGCGGTGATCGATCAGGTCCGCGGCATCCTCGCCGATACCACACGCGAACTGCAGCAGGTGAAGATCGACAGCAAGCGAGAACACCGCCGGCGGCGCGGCCGGCAGACCGATTGA